CACGGGCACGATTCGCATCCCGGCGGCGCGGACGTCGGTCAGCGCCTGCTCGACGAGGATCGAGGCGAGCCCCTGGCCCGCGTAGGCGTCGTCGATCTCGGTGTGGAAGAAGACCCGGCGGTCGTCGCGGTCGCGGTAGGCGGTCAGGCCGGCGCGGTTGTCGTCGACGAGGATCTCGTAGCGGTGGCGGGCGTCGACGCGACGGACGACGGGGGCGGTGGTGGCCTGCTCGCTCATGATGACGGACCTTTCGGTACGGGGGTCAGTGGTGGGCGGGGTTCTTGCGGGGTGCGATGACGGCGTTCGGAAGGGCCGGGGCGGGCAGCCGCTCGCCGGGATAGCCGTCGACGTGGCCGAAGCGGTCGGAGGCCCGCTCCCATTCCTCCCGTGCCTCGACGACGTCCTGGTGGCTGCGGCCGATGAAGTTCCACC
This sequence is a window from Streptomyces sp. HUAS YS2. Protein-coding genes within it:
- a CDS encoding GNAT family N-acetyltransferase; its protein translation is MSEQATTAPVVRRVDARHRYEILVDDNRAGLTAYRDRDDRRVFFHTEIDDAYAGQGLASILVEQALTDVRAAGMRIVPVCPYVAKFLKKHDEFADITDPVTPEVLSWLDAQLGR